From the genome of Oxyura jamaicensis isolate SHBP4307 breed ruddy duck chromosome 2, BPBGC_Ojam_1.0, whole genome shotgun sequence, one region includes:
- the TMEM158 gene encoding transmembrane protein 158, producing the protein MLPLLLPALLAACLPPCQGWSPSAAAGGQEEQEQELFLPPANLSSRSLAGLEMDLDGAASKEEGSTTSPGTPAAASQEPFPSAPTSSGQQQQQQQQRPQPQGQPQPAEDPHCNISVQRQMLSSLLVRWSRPLGIQCDLLLFSTNSHGRAFFSAAFHRVGPPLLIEHLGLAAGGAQQDLRLCVGCSWVRGRRVGRLRGAAPQPPAASSSSSSSSSSSSSSSSSSLSYPPAAEPGQYWLQGEPLNFCCLDFSLEELKGEPGWRMNRKPIESTLVACFMTLVIIVWSVAALIWPVPIIAGFLPNGMEQRRSTSTAAAAAAAK; encoded by the coding sequence ATGCTGCCGCTGCTCCTCCCGGCACTGCTGGCCGCCTGCCTGCCACCCTGccagggctggagcccctcGGCGGCTGCCggcgggcaggaggagcaggagcaagaGCTCTTCTTGCCCCCCGCCAACCTCTCCTCCCGCTCCTTGGCCGGCCTCGAGATGGACCTCGACGGGGCAGCGAGcaaggaggaaggcagcaccACCAGCCCGGGCACGCCGGCTGCCGCTAGCCAAGAgcctttcccttctgctcccacctcctccgggcagcagcagcagcagcagcagcagcggcccCAGCCGCAGGGGCAGCCGCAGCCCGCCGAGGACCCGCACTGCAATATCAGCGTGCAGCGGCAGATGCTGAGCTCGCTGCTGGTGCGCTGGAGCCGCCCGCTGGGCATCCAGTGCGacctcctgctcttctccacCAACAGCCACGGGCGGGCCTTCTTCTCCGCCGCCTTCCACCGCGTGGGGCCGCCGCTGCTCATCGAGCACCTGGGGCTGGCGGCCGGCGGCGCCCAGCAGGACTTGCGCCTCTGCgtgggctgcagctgggtgcGGGGCAGGAGGGTCGGGCGGCTGCGGGGCGCCGCGCCTCAGCCCCCTGCCgcctcctcttcatcctcctcttcatcctcctcatcctcctcctcgtcGTCGTCGTCGCTCTCCTACCCGCCGGCGGCGGAGCCCGGCCAGTACTGGCTGCAGGGTGAGCCGCTGAATTTCTGCTGCCTGGAtttcagcctggaggagctgaAGGGGGAACCGGGCTGGCGGATGAACCGTAAGCCCATCGAGTCCACCCTGGTGGCTTGTTTCATGACTCTGGTCATCATCGTGTGGAGCGTGGCCGCCCTCATCTGGCCGGTGCCCATCATCGCCGGCTTCCTGCCCAACGGCATGGAGCAGCGACGGAGCACcagcaccgccgccgccgccgccgccgccaagTAG